From Streptomyces sp. HUAS MG91, the proteins below share one genomic window:
- the rsmH gene encoding 16S rRNA (cytosine(1402)-N(4))-methyltransferase RsmH: MSQRHVPVMLQRCLDMLAPALAQPGAVVVDCTLGLGGHSEALLSTFPACRLVALDRDKEALRLSGERLAPFGDRATLVHAVYDELPEVLERLDIPRVQGVLFDLGVSSMQLDEADRGFAYAQDAPLDMRMDQTTGMSAAEVLNTYPAGELVRILRQYGEEKQAKRIVSAVVREREKEPFSNSARLVELIRDALPQAAKRTGGNPAKRTFQALRIEVNGELSVLERAIPAAVKALAVGGRIAVLSYQSLEDRLVKQVFAAGAATTAPPGLPVVPEQYQPRLQLLTRGAELPTEEEVAENRRAAPARLRGAQRIREDVNG; encoded by the coding sequence TTGAGTCAGCGACACGTCCCGGTCATGCTCCAGCGCTGCCTGGACATGTTGGCCCCCGCGCTGGCGCAGCCGGGCGCGGTCGTCGTCGACTGCACGCTCGGCCTCGGCGGTCACAGCGAGGCACTGCTCAGCACCTTCCCCGCCTGCCGTCTCGTCGCGCTGGACCGGGACAAGGAGGCGCTGCGCCTGTCGGGCGAGCGCCTGGCCCCCTTCGGTGACCGGGCCACCCTGGTGCACGCCGTCTACGACGAACTGCCCGAGGTCCTGGAGCGGTTGGACATCCCGCGCGTGCAGGGCGTCCTGTTCGACCTCGGGGTCTCCTCCATGCAGCTCGACGAGGCCGACCGCGGCTTCGCCTACGCGCAGGACGCGCCGCTCGACATGCGCATGGACCAGACGACGGGGATGAGCGCCGCGGAGGTCCTCAACACCTACCCCGCGGGCGAACTGGTGCGCATCCTGCGCCAGTACGGCGAGGAGAAGCAGGCCAAGCGCATCGTCTCGGCCGTCGTGCGCGAGCGCGAGAAGGAGCCGTTCAGCAACAGCGCGCGGCTCGTCGAGCTGATCAGGGACGCGCTGCCGCAGGCCGCCAAGCGCACCGGCGGCAACCCGGCCAAGCGCACCTTCCAGGCCCTGCGCATCGAGGTCAACGGCGAGCTGAGCGTCCTGGAGCGGGCGATCCCGGCCGCGGTGAAGGCGCTCGCCGTCGGCGGACGGATCGCCGTGCTGTCCTACCAGTCGCTCGAGGACCGCCTGGTCAAGCAGGTCTTCGCGGCCGGAGCGGCCACCACGGCGCCGCCCGGACTGCCCGTCGTCCCCGAGCAGTACCAGCCCCGCCTGCAACTGCTCACGCGCGGCGCCGAACTCCCCACGGAGGAAGAGGTCGCCGAGAACCGCCGGGCCGCCCCGGCACGGCTGCGGGGTGCGCAGCGGATCCGCGAGGACGTGAACGGATGA
- a CDS encoding carbonic anhydrase yields MTTSASLPSEGAIPADGTVTDRLVEANGQYAEAFTDPGMDARPVLRVAVVACMDARLDLHKALGLQLGDCHTIRNAGGVVTDDVIRSLTISQRALGTRSVVLIHHTTCGLESLTEEFRHELELEVGQRPSWAVEGFRDVDQDVRQSIEKVRTSPFLLHTDDVRGFVFDVKTGRLREITPA; encoded by the coding sequence ATGACGACTTCCGCATCCCTCCCCTCCGAAGGCGCCATACCGGCCGACGGCACCGTGACGGACCGCCTGGTCGAGGCGAACGGGCAGTACGCCGAGGCGTTCACCGACCCCGGCATGGACGCGCGCCCCGTGTTGCGCGTCGCGGTGGTGGCGTGCATGGACGCGCGCCTCGACCTGCACAAGGCGCTCGGCCTCCAGCTGGGCGACTGCCACACGATCCGCAACGCGGGCGGTGTGGTGACCGACGACGTGATCCGCTCGCTCACCATCAGCCAGCGCGCCCTCGGCACCCGCAGCGTGGTCCTCATCCACCACACGACGTGCGGTCTGGAGTCGCTCACGGAGGAGTTCCGGCACGAGCTGGAGCTGGAGGTCGGGCAGCGTCCGAGCTGGGCCGTCGAGGGCTTCCGCGATGTCGACCAGGACGTGCGGCAGTCGATAGAGAAGGTGCGCACCTCGCCCTTCCTCCTGCACACCGACGACGTACGCGGTTTTGTGTTCGACGTGAAGACCGGACGACTGCGGGAAATCACCCCCGCCTGA